In Euphorbia lathyris chromosome 10, ddEupLath1.1, whole genome shotgun sequence, a single genomic region encodes these proteins:
- the LOC136208508 gene encoding histidine-containing phosphotransfer protein 5-like: protein MALSSLQAEFNNLLHSMFDENILDEQFTQVRSLQDETNPNFTAQVINSFCLDARKVIIKLNKQFNAPDVEFSVLEPSVHQLKGSSSCIGARRLKVACTELQQVFDVKDKQGCLQSLNKIIHEYRILEGKLHTLIQLEKRILAIQTNKQQPDI from the exons ATGGCATTATCTTCTCTTCAAGCAGAATTCAACAACCTTTTACATTCCATGTTTGATGAG AATATATTGGATGAACAATTTACTCAAGTTCGATCCTTGCAAGATGAAACCAATCCGAATTTTACAGCACAAGTGATCAATTCGTTCTGCCTCGATGCGAGAAAggttataataaaattaaataaacaatt TAACGCACCAGATGTGGAGTTTTCCGTATTAGAACCTTCTGTTCATCAGCTCAAAGGAAGTAGTTCATG CATTGGTGCAAGGAGATTGAAAGTTGCTTGTACAGAGCTTCAACAGGTCTTTGATGTAAAAGATAAACAAGG ATGTTTACAGTCTTTGAATAAAATCATACATGAATATCGTATTCTGGAAGGCAAACTTCACACTTTGATTCAg CTAGAGAAGAGAATCTTAGCTATTCAAACAAACAAACAGCAACCAGACATATAG